In Bombyx mori chromosome 15, ASM3026992v2, the sequence attactgcttcacggcggaaatagacggtatggtggtacctacccgtgcggactcccaagaggtcctaccaccagtgaaatattaaagttaaatattaataacacaAAAAGATGTAAATGATCACATTAGTACTTACTTGAAGGCGAACAATCACTGGGATCTGTATATTCAGATTTTTGGCAGCATTAATGATACCTTCTGCAATGACGTCGCACCTCATAATACCACCAAAAATGTTCACCAAAATAGCTGTCACCTTCGGGTCTGAGAGAATGATTTTGAACGCCTCCTAATAAATGTGAcgaatttgttaattattttatatatacattttaaaaaataaataaaaaatatcagtaCTTACAGAGACAGCCTGGGCAGTAGCGCCTCCACCGACATCCAAGAAGTTAGCGGGGTCACCCCCGTAGAGTTTGATTATATCCATCGTAGCCATAGCTAATCCAGCACCGTTAACCATACACCCAATGTTTCCTATCATAAAACaaacatttgtaaatataattgttCCCCTCGTAGatatttaacctttttttttaaattcccgAAAAGAAAACCAGGCCGTATATTTTTTCtgcattatattatatagacaCATGGTAAATTCTTTGGCATGCTGTGTGTCCATGATCTTGTGACAATGAAGAGGCACATCTGCCagcattaaaaacattttttttattagacagATTAGTGATCAAACTCAAGGCCTTGCAAACACTTACTACAGCCCAAAGATATCACAATATGATATAACCGCTTCCCACTTCAGAACATAAAGTCAGGTTTCGCTTATATAAAACGACCCACCCTCATACTGGAACGCCCGATAGTttcgcggcggaaataggcagtcTGGTCACGTAAATTATAAAtcttgcgagtttgatttttattacatgatgttatttccTTGCCGTGAAGTCATTCGtctgtttatataaaaaattagcTTCATTTGAGAAATTTACAGATACCAGTGGAATTTTAACACCCGCATTGTTCAATCTGAATATTGGGAATATCTGCTTCTACAAAATAGATATagaggcaataaaaatcaaGAATATAcacacaccttttttttattgcttagttgtgtggacgagctcacagcccacctggtgttaagtggttactggaacccatagacatctacaacgtaaatgcgccacacaccttgcgatataagttctaaggtctcagtctagttacaacagctgccccacccttcaaaccgaaacgcattactgcttcacggcagaaataggcggggcggtggtaccaacccgtgcggactcacaagaggtcttaccaccagtaaaacatacCAGTAGACGTACGTACATACGTCCTAATTTAGAACGTACCATCGAGAGCAATGTAATTTAAGTTGTATTTAGCTGCTTCAATTTCCTTGGGGTCTTCTTGAGTAGTGTCTCTCAAACTAAATAGCTCTTTTTGTCTGAATTCAGCATTATCGTCAAATCTAAACTTGGCATCCAAACAGAAGActgtaaagtttaaaaataaatatcacaatATGTTTAAGGggtctattccagctacaccgaatgggtaagtgagctcacaggctcaacctgagagaatttgctaacactagccatagcaagagcagtgctatgcagaatctaccactgaatcggaatcgcgaaccaGTGAGAAGATCTCCTCGTCGTAATCGACTAATTCGACGAGGActgtgactggtgcttgagagaACTAAAAGCAATGAGGGTGGATCTGGATACTTTGCTTAGACATGAATTACCACTTTTATCTATTGAGATCACTCAACATCTTAGATGTCATCTTGGCTATAAGTTACACTACATTGTCGATTTTGGCAGGCTAAACATGCCAATCATGACTGCAGGTAATGTTAGGCAGAAGGTCGTTGACATAGGACTGCAGGTAATGTTAGGCAGAAGGTCTTTTAAAAGTGTTGACTGTCTGTCGGGACAAGCTAGCCATGTAAAAGTgacttaataaaactttttcattttaatataatatatctctttacatatcgacgcttgaaaggcaaacgtgactaagcgacaaagcgtgaactttacagtagactaatttaaagttgagatacctgaaaaaaatctattttaatgaatctagctgtaggattaaaattattttaatagacctagaaatatatatttttttgcgcttCGATTatgttattgcctatcatttatgtacaaagcagttattgtcgcttagtcacgtttgcctttcaagcgtcgatatgcattATATCTAGCTAATCATGGGTTggttacaaacaaataaatcactTGTTGATAAACATATCAACATTAGATAAAATCAGCAAATtcagtctttttttattatttatactaaaTATGAAGATAAGGCACTTACATTGTCCTGTCAAGGCATCTTCGGCATACGGATTTACTTCAATCAATAAGGCATCCTTCTTAAGGAACAaatcatacatttttttaatcatacCATGAGCTTCAGTTGCAAATTCTTGTAGACCGATCTGCAAAAAAGAATATTTACTGCATTTACTTATTGtgataaattagatttttaacAAATACTAAGATTAGAAATAATAcagttaataattgtaattcaaGATTCTAGTGTTTAATACAGATTTACCTTTTCGATAACACGGCAAATTTGATCATCAGTAATACCCGAAACAATATCAATAGGTTCATAAGTTATTGCATCAGGATTTTCAGCTGCAACATCTTCAATGTTGACACCACCTTGAGATGAAGCAATGATGACTGGACCCTGTACATTTCaaggaaaacattgttttttttttcaaatattattgaattattttacacaaaaaaaaaacttgattaaAGAAATTATGAGGAAAAATTATGTACAGAGAATGAGCATAACTCAGATATGAGTTTATTTCAAAGTAATGCCATACTTATAGTGAAATAGGTCAAGGTCTAAAGTCAacaatatttcataataaacaaCTTAAGATTTATTAACATAACAAAACATTCAACCAAACAAATATGATGAATACAACTGTACAACAAACATGAAATagaaatttgtaaaaataattatataggcAGGTTATGTAGACATTAAATGAACTACATAACTTGTCAGATTGTTgatgtttaattaatttcataattttataaaaacacactGTAAATTGATTACAAATATGTACCCATGTTATTGAAGTAGGAAGATGAGTAATATTACAGTTACATTTATGCAGATTCTAGTGTCAGGCTGTTGAGATGAAATCTAACATCCaacaaaatcttaataaattgtaACATTTTATAAGCTGATTGGGAAAGTTATATTCTACGAATGTTGAAAAGCAAATACTTTTTGAATATGATAAATACTGTGGCCGCAACTGCTGTATTAAGAAAATAGTCATCGAGTCTGTTGATCAACCTTCAGCACATAAATAAAGATTACTGTACAACTCCTAATTTGTAACTTTGGGGAAaacaaactatttaatattttttaaacatacattGAAACTGCGTTCCATCATAATTGCCACGTAGTATTCCCTGCGTGGGAACTTCCTCTCTGTGACCATGACCATGTTGCAAATTCGTCCTGCTGCCCCTGTTTGTTTTGTTACTAGGAGTTGTTTAAGCATCTTTCCTGCTATATCACCAGCAACTTCAGGTCTGTATATAAACCAAAATCATTAAGTATAAGTTTATTTCAAGGATACATATACTATATAAGATTACTTACGTGTTGACCATTCGAACTCCACCTTTAAGTCCATTCTTAAAGGTACCTTTCCCTCGACCACCAGCAAGAACCTGAgtaatcaaaaaaaaacttaaccttCTTTTACAAACTTAAATTTGCAAATTTACACAAATTAGTACTACAATTTACCTGTGCTTTTAGAACGATGTCTTTGGTATTGAGTTCTGTGGCAAACTTAATTGCCTCATCCTTGGTTTTGGCCACATTAAATTTGGGTACAGGAATTCCATGGTCCCGTAGTAGAGTATAACTTATGTATTCATGTACATTCAAGTGGCGGACTTGTTGTTTACTTGGAAATTTGTTGGCTGAAGATGCTGTCAATATCTGTACAGAATgttcttatttaattatctaaaatatatgGATTCATAAAAGTATAATGGAACATGTAGAAAGTATCAATTTTCAATGCCATATCTTTGTAGTAAAATTGTTTTGCAGGATGTAATCACTGGTCATTGCAGTAAATTCTTCTCCACGGTCTAAATAAAAGGATTCGAATTCTCCTCCGAAAAAAACGTGAAAGATAAGTAAATAGTAAGTAGGTAACTAACAATTTTAAACagtacaaaatacatatttatgaagtgaaaaaaattgtaagctaCTGACCATAAACACCCCAATGcagacattatattattatatgttattaGCTGGCAAAGTGACTTCCTAGTATTGTCGGCACGAAGGATACTATTTTAAGATGTTGTTAATATAGACATGTTATCATACTTGTTATCATTTTCGACCTACAAATCGAGACTGGAAATGTATCCAAAATATAAACGGCTATAATATATAGGAAAGCTTTGTCTACAATTTAGTTAGCATGGTCATACGAGCATTGACATAATACCTGTGACGTAAGGTCACATTACAGCTGAAACGCCAAggtcaaatttataaataaaatacatattaaatataaatttgaaataaaaaatggtcAACCTGATACCAAAATTGTAGCTATCTTAGACAGGATATGCTAAACAtaagttttaattcaattaatcaaATAAATGAGTAAAACAGTACAATTATTGAAATCTTAGATGCGTATATAAGACTTAACAACCGTTAGcttaaaaaaacagtaatttaaGTGAAGTGATATTTTGGGTACGGATGGTTATTTACCTTATTTCCATatctaaataatattgtttcagCAAAACCAAGAGAACGAGGTAATACAATCGCCATTTTGACACagagtaaaaattttaataaaactattagaTGTTAGAATGAATCAATTTAAGGCTGGACGCATATTGCAAGTCTATGCTGGTCTGGCTGAATTTCGTTTCGAACATTGAACTGATAgacaaaaatttattttcagtgCCCTATTCTTGTCAGCTTAGAGAGAGGTTGAAAATCGACACGTGGTGGCGCTACTTTCGTTTGACTTAATGTCGttatagttatttttaaatcaattcaatttttttataaatttacactGGTCACATTTCGATCACAATTTTTCACCATTGACCCGCGATGGtcgtacgttataaaataagatttaacCATACAGGAATCAAACTCTTACCTGTCACCGTAAACTATTTTCAGAAATAATTAAGGTATTTATTTTCGGTTAgaatattattaagttttatcgATTAATGATGTTTCGTATCTTAAAATCAACTCACATTGTACACAGTCCATATTAAAGAACGAAAACAATTTGTGTATTAAAgaacttattaaaaataaaccattTTTTCATACCATAAAAAATGCCATTAATTGCCCTCCAGAGAAGGTCACGGGTCGACCTGGGGGAGTCGATGCTACCCGGTGCGTTACCGGAACCTTATTGCACCGAGGAGTAACATCATTGTGAACTGAGCGACCGATTAGAATCGCGTCCCGCTCGACAAGCTGGTTCTAACCCAATAGAATATCCCAGGACtacagcggcaccgtctggacGACCTGACCGGCTGCTGTaacgagacggccgacgttccaAAATCTTCATTTTATCTAGAAGGCTCCGTTAGCCAGGTGTTCTCCTTGGAGTGATTCGCGCCTGGTTGCAATGTTGACCGAGGTAGCCCCTATACCCCGCCCAGATTCTGATGTCAGGAAGATCAGACACACATAAGTCCcgtaaaaaaatgtgttcattaataggtatattaaaattgtagaattatattatttatattacgggCTGGGTCATTCTTCGGTGCTGGTACTTACAGAACGGTGTcgtaatttttatcaacttagcTAGGCAGGTAGGTAACAATTATCCAGAAGATATATATTGAAGACATTATCCAAGCCGTTTAGTTTCGAAAAAGGTGTTCGGAAGGGCTGCATCCTCTCACCCAtcctatttaatataataataggttgaggaaaagtcttttcgcattatagtgtttgaacttgtaataaaatctctggctatactatttgtatctggctggttttggtatcaaagtttaaattttaaagaagttattttcaaattcaaattaggaaaatgtgtgatttttatttatttttcgtactgtcaaaaCACCGCcgcaattggttttggcagtcctctcgtgatgttaatctgacactgcctaaagaattctgaagagaccgaaacaggtggaaatctgaaggtgcaaggtcaggactatatggtgaatgcattaacacctcccagccaagctgtcttaatttttgctgagtggctaaagatgtgtgaggtctagcgttatcacgaggaaaaaccacaccccttctgttgattaattccggccgctttctctcaacttcttgctttaatctcatcagttgttcgcagtggagttcagaatcgatggtcctgcctggtagtaacagctcataatgaataatgcccttccaatctcaccacacacacacagcatcaccttgttgcgagttaacccagGTATCGCCAGTCTGTGAAGTCTGACCGGCCTtattcgcacgttcttgtcgtacgtgatccacttttcatcaccggTTATCagctttttcaaaaatggttcggtctCATTACGtcataataaagaatcacaaatgagtacacggttcattaggtttctttcagtgagctcgtgaggtatccaaatatcgagcttttttgtgtatcctttttttcaaatgcgcctaAACTGTTTTGTAGTCAATTCCCAATTCTTCAATTACGTcttaactactgatatgccgatcttgcgccactttttcaaaaatggcttccattttatccgtaatatgGCGACCAAAGCGACGTgtatctttgacatcaaaacttccggattgaaaacgcttaaaccaattttgtgctactctcacagacactgcactaggtccataaacatcgcaaatttttttcgcggcttgcttTGCCGCaatatttaccttttttgtagtaaaattttaaaatgtatcgaatttcttcattagattcatcttgacagtacgaaaaataaataaaaatcacacattttcctaatttgaatttggaattatcttctataagatttaatattttaatgataccaaaaccagccagatacaaatatatagattttgggGAGGGGGTTCTAGTTGTAGCTAGCTTTGTGAACATTACCCTACCCTACCTAGCATTTCAGCAACAAACTCAAAATAATTGTAGGTTTCCTACATGCTAGGAAAGTACCATAtcaggggtgaaaggctatttggtttaagcgacatttttctTTGTATCTAAAGATGCCTTTAATTTGGTATCAGCATGAACAGTTCGTTGTTTTTAATGGAAATtcgattaagtttactccattgaaataggtAAACAAGATTgtttttatgataatttttcaatttcaaacttcaaatggttctcctgtaaagttgcaaaaatgtcgcctaTATATCAAATTGAAAAGcgtttcacccctcgatataatctTAGCAGATCCAATGAtcaaattcgaccataatcaatCCTACTTCAAATTTAATTCATGTAATTCATGCAATTAAAGAAATGCAAGCTTCAAATTAAA encodes:
- the LOC101744373 gene encoding succinate--CoA ligase [ADP-forming] subunit beta, mitochondrial isoform X1; amino-acid sequence: MAIVLPRSLGFAETILFRYGNKILTASSANKFPSKQQVRHLNVHEYISYTLLRDHGIPVPKFNVAKTKDEAIKFATELNTKDIVLKAQVLAGGRGKGTFKNGLKGGVRMVNTPEVAGDIAGKMLKQLLVTKQTGAAGRICNMVMVTERKFPRREYYVAIMMERSFNGPVIIASSQGGVNIEDVAAENPDAITYEPIDIVSGITDDQICRVIEKIGLQEFATEAHGMIKKMYDLFLKKDALLIEVNPYAEDALTGQFFCLDAKFRFDDNAEFRQKELFSLRDTTQEDPKEIEAAKYNLNYIALDGNIGCMVNGAGLAMATMDIIKLYGGDPANFLDVGGGATAQAVSEAFKIILSDPKVTAILVNIFGGIMRCDVIAEGIINAAKNLNIQIPVIVRLQGTKVNEARKLVAESGLRIVPRDDLDEAAKLAVQLSEIVALARKAGVEVAISVGTKDKQKSGGSGPCSGLGKKR
- the LOC101744373 gene encoding succinate--CoA ligase [ADP-forming] subunit beta, mitochondrial isoform X2, which encodes MAIVLPRSLGFAETILFRYGNKILTASSANKFPSKQQVRHLNVHEYISYTLLRDHGIPVPKFNVAKTKDEAIKFATELNTKDIVLKAQVLAGGRGKGTFKNGLKGGVRMVNTPEVAGDIAGKMLKQLLVTKQTGAAGRICNMVMVTERKFPRREYYVAIMMERSFNGPVIIASSQGGVNIEDVAAENPDAITYEPIDIVSGITDDQICRVIEKIGLQEFATEAHGMIKKMYDLFLKKDALLIEVNPYAEDALTGQFFCLDAKFRFDDNAEFRQKELFSLRDTTQEDPKEIEAAKYNLNYIALDGNIGCMVNGAGLAMATMDIIKLYGGDPANFLDVGGGATAQAVSEAFKIILSDPKVTAILVNIFGGIMRCDVIAEGIINAAKNLNIQIPVIVRLQGTKVNEARKLVAESGLRIVPRDDLDEAAKLAVQLSEIVALARKAGVEVKFDIPRVMLEK
- the LOC101744373 gene encoding succinate--CoA ligase [ADP-forming] subunit beta, mitochondrial isoform X3, yielding MILTASSANKFPSKQQVRHLNVHEYISYTLLRDHGIPVPKFNVAKTKDEAIKFATELNTKDIVLKAQVLAGGRGKGTFKNGLKGGVRMVNTPEVAGDIAGKMLKQLLVTKQTGAAGRICNMVMVTERKFPRREYYVAIMMERSFNGPVIIASSQGGVNIEDVAAENPDAITYEPIDIVSGITDDQICRVIEKIGLQEFATEAHGMIKKMYDLFLKKDALLIEVNPYAEDALTGQFFCLDAKFRFDDNAEFRQKELFSLRDTTQEDPKEIEAAKYNLNYIALDGNIGCMVNGAGLAMATMDIIKLYGGDPANFLDVGGGATAQAVSEAFKIILSDPKVTAILVNIFGGIMRCDVIAEGIINAAKNLNIQIPVIVRLQGTKVNEARKLVAESGLRIVPRDDLDEAAKLAVQLSEIVALARKAGVEVAISVGTKDKQKSGGSGPCSGLGKKR
- the LOC101744373 gene encoding succinate--CoA ligase [ADP-forming] subunit beta, mitochondrial isoform X4 → MILTASSANKFPSKQQVRHLNVHEYISYTLLRDHGIPVPKFNVAKTKDEAIKFATELNTKDIVLKAQVLAGGRGKGTFKNGLKGGVRMVNTPEVAGDIAGKMLKQLLVTKQTGAAGRICNMVMVTERKFPRREYYVAIMMERSFNGPVIIASSQGGVNIEDVAAENPDAITYEPIDIVSGITDDQICRVIEKIGLQEFATEAHGMIKKMYDLFLKKDALLIEVNPYAEDALTGQFFCLDAKFRFDDNAEFRQKELFSLRDTTQEDPKEIEAAKYNLNYIALDGNIGCMVNGAGLAMATMDIIKLYGGDPANFLDVGGGATAQAVSEAFKIILSDPKVTAILVNIFGGIMRCDVIAEGIINAAKNLNIQIPVIVRLQGTKVNEARKLVAESGLRIVPRDDLDEAAKLAVQLSEIVALARKAGVEVKFDIPRVMLEK